Proteins encoded by one window of Streptomyces uncialis:
- a CDS encoding MarR family winged helix-turn-helix transcriptional regulator: MAADGTDHESPSLDQARRQLEHYGLGADPQAVLVAVRLISAGARLGRATEVHFARYGLSTGRYRLLADLEDHDGEKSPSRLAADLGVSRATVTGLVDGLEREGLVARRPSAEDGRGAVVVLTARGAQRLREMAPEHFARLQEMVGELTVGERAVFLDLLSRVVRGISALTAE; encoded by the coding sequence ATGGCAGCGGACGGGACCGATCACGAGTCACCCTCACTGGACCAGGCCCGGCGGCAGCTGGAGCACTACGGTCTCGGGGCCGACCCGCAGGCCGTGCTCGTGGCGGTGCGGCTGATCTCGGCGGGGGCGCGGCTCGGCAGGGCGACCGAGGTCCACTTCGCGAGGTACGGGCTGTCGACCGGGCGGTACCGGCTGCTCGCGGATCTGGAGGATCACGACGGGGAGAAATCACCCTCCCGCCTGGCGGCCGATCTCGGCGTCTCGCGCGCCACGGTGACCGGCCTGGTCGACGGGCTGGAGCGGGAGGGTCTGGTCGCCCGGCGTCCGTCCGCGGAGGACGGGCGGGGCGCCGTGGTGGTCCTGACCGCCCGCGGTGCGCAGCGGTTGCGCGAGATGGCGCCCGAACATTTCGCCCGCCTTCAGGAGATGGTGGGTGAGCTCACCGTCGGTGAGCGCGCGGTGTTCCTGGATCTCCTCTCGCGGGTCGTACGCGGAATCAGCGCCTTGACCGCGGAGTAG
- a CDS encoding NmrA family NAD(P)-binding protein: MGASGTTGGALLRSLAASGVPSRALTRDPDRLRARLGAPAGDLVEVLPADASDTDSLRAAFRGARQLFLAMANGPAQVELEKRVVDTAAGSGIEHIVKISDPVAAADSPVTLSRGHHAVEEHLRASGLTHTLLRPYAFMQNLLLLAPAVAARRIILGAMRDAPCNWIDCRDIGDVAAAALTRADLAGGTYVLTGNEAVGYGGLAATLTRMLGRPVRYVDLAPHELRENLVHHAHMPPWLAAHVVEIQQLAVSHPESPTDTVARILGRDPRTLDAFLHEHLGRFS; encoded by the coding sequence ATGGGAGCGTCCGGAACCACCGGCGGCGCACTGCTGCGCAGCCTCGCCGCCTCGGGCGTGCCGAGCAGGGCGCTGACCCGCGACCCGGACCGGCTGCGGGCCCGCCTCGGCGCCCCGGCCGGAGACCTGGTCGAGGTCCTGCCCGCCGACGCCTCGGACACCGACTCGCTGCGCGCCGCGTTCAGGGGCGCCCGGCAGCTCTTCCTCGCCATGGCCAACGGCCCGGCGCAGGTCGAGCTCGAAAAGCGTGTCGTCGACACGGCCGCCGGCAGCGGCATCGAACACATCGTCAAGATCTCCGACCCGGTCGCCGCGGCGGACTCCCCCGTCACCCTCTCCCGCGGCCACCACGCCGTCGAGGAACACCTGCGCGCGTCCGGCCTCACCCACACCCTGCTCCGCCCCTACGCGTTCATGCAGAACCTGCTGCTCCTGGCCCCGGCCGTGGCCGCGCGGAGGATCATCCTGGGCGCGATGCGGGACGCCCCCTGCAACTGGATCGACTGCCGCGACATCGGTGACGTCGCCGCCGCAGCACTGACGCGCGCCGACCTCGCGGGCGGCACCTACGTGCTCACCGGGAACGAGGCGGTCGGCTACGGCGGACTCGCCGCGACCCTGACCCGCATGCTCGGCCGCCCGGTCCGCTACGTGGACCTGGCCCCGCACGAACTGCGGGAGAACCTCGTCCACCACGCACACATGCCCCCGTGGCTCGCCGCACATGTCGTGGAGATCCAGCAACTGGCCGTGTCCCACCCGGAGTCACCCACCGACACGGTCGCCCGGATCCTCGGCCGCGATCCCCGCACCCTGGACGCGTTCCTCCACGAACACCTGGGCCGCTTCAGCTGA
- a CDS encoding Crp/Fnr family transcriptional regulator → MSPRVDAFNTTAVLQGTQPMPPGSFLNCLPLAEWSAFVQAWGPDARTYTQGEQLPLGPHDGHVYIMLGGCVVQERFPLGAVRNAPRVARFRGVGELLGEAKLLHPASAVTTVCLSTTWVMPCPVQRVTALLRRRHLAQTALLQSLEARFRSDELIYCTAYRPPVHRVGTLLLHLAATAGTTDPGEPGPVTIMGPRQKDIADALLMGTSTVEKAVRELRGHGVIHSKYRQLVVTDATRLQRILASGPNPPAPAPPA, encoded by the coding sequence ATGTCGCCGCGGGTCGACGCGTTCAACACGACCGCCGTTCTCCAGGGCACGCAGCCCATGCCTCCCGGCAGTTTCCTCAACTGCCTTCCCCTCGCCGAATGGTCCGCCTTCGTCCAGGCATGGGGCCCGGACGCCCGCACCTACACCCAGGGCGAACAGCTGCCCCTCGGCCCCCACGACGGACACGTCTACATCATGCTGGGCGGCTGTGTCGTCCAGGAGCGTTTCCCCCTGGGCGCCGTCAGGAACGCCCCCAGGGTCGCCCGCTTCCGCGGGGTCGGTGAACTCCTCGGCGAGGCCAAACTCCTCCACCCCGCCTCCGCGGTCACCACGGTCTGCCTCAGCACCACCTGGGTGATGCCTTGCCCTGTGCAGCGCGTCACCGCCCTCCTCAGGCGGCGGCACCTCGCCCAGACGGCCCTGCTCCAGAGCCTCGAAGCCCGGTTCCGCAGCGACGAGTTGATCTACTGCACCGCCTACCGGCCGCCCGTGCACCGCGTCGGCACGCTTCTGCTGCACCTCGCCGCGACCGCCGGCACGACGGACCCTGGCGAACCCGGGCCCGTCACCATCATGGGACCCCGTCAGAAAGACATCGCCGACGCTCTCCTCATGGGAACGTCCACCGTCGAGAAGGCCGTCAGGGAGCTCCGCGGCCATGGCGTGATCCACAGCAAGTACCGGCAGCTCGTCGTCACGGACGCCACCAGGCTCCAGCGCATCCTCGCGTCCGGGCCGAACCCGCCGGCCCCTGCCCCGCCGGCGTGA